From one Sciurus carolinensis chromosome 9, mSciCar1.2, whole genome shotgun sequence genomic stretch:
- the LOC124993333 gene encoding LOW QUALITY PROTEIN: keratin-associated protein 23-1 (The sequence of the model RefSeq protein was modified relative to this genomic sequence to represent the inferred CDS: inserted 1 base in 1 codon), whose product MSSGCCSGNVSSRSFGGCLPYSGLSCGSSSNRNLVYSTXPLLSQHLPAGNLSLQGLSGDLLQALQMPDVLCGVQALPAFLLPPKDHHTLQSLPDHLCWICGICVQ is encoded by the exons ATGTCTTCTGGCTGCTGCTCTGGGAACGTCTCCTCCCGCTCCTTTGGGGGCTGCCTGCCCTACTCAGGCCTTTCCTGTGGCTCTTCCTCCAACAGAAACCTGGTCTACAGCA AACCTCTGCTCTCCCAGCACCTGCCAGCTGGGAACCTCTCACTACAGGGGCTGTCAGGAGACCTTCTACAGGCCCTCCAGATGCCAGACGTCCTGTGTGGTGTCCAGGCCCTGCCAGCCTTCCTGCTACCGCCCAAGGACCACCACACTCTGCAGTCCCTGCCCGACCACTTATGCTGGATCTGTGGGATCTGTGTCCAGTAG
- the LOC124993405 gene encoding keratin-associated protein 13-1-like, with the protein MSYSCHSGNFSSRSFGGYLPYSHSSCGSSYPSNLVYVTNLHHPSTCHLGTSLYRGCQETFHRPSRCHTSCVVSRACQPFYHHPRTSTHCSPCQRTYATSLGFGSSSCHSPSYGSRSCHSLGYGSRSSCSLGYGSSGCPTLGYGTGVYHPFHVASRSFQSSCYRPTYGSTF; encoded by the exons ATGTCCTACAGCTGCCACTCTGGAAACTTCTCCTCCCGCTCCTTTGGGGGCTATCTGCCCTATTCACACTCCTCATGTGGTTCTTCCTACCCCAGCAACCTGGTCTATGTCACGAACCTCCACCATCCCAGCACATGCCACCTGGGAACCTCTCTCTACAGGGGCTGTCAGGAGACCTTCCACAGGCCCTCAAGATGCCACACGTCCTGTGTGGTGTCCAGGGCCTGCCAGCCATTCTACCACCACCCACGGACCTCCACTCACTGCAGTCCCTGCCAGAGAACTTATGCTACATCTCTGGGATTTGGGTCCAGCAGCTGCCACTCCCCGAGCTATGGATCTAGAAGCTGCCACTCCCTAGGATATGGATCTAGAAGTTCCTGTTCTCTGGGCTATGGATCCAG CGGATGCCCTACCCTGGGCTATGGAACAGGAGTCTACCACCCATTCCATGTGGCTTCTAGAAGCTTCCAGTCTTCTTGTTACAGACCAACCTATGGATCAACCTTCTAG